In the genome of Nitrospiraceae bacterium, one region contains:
- a CDS encoding ABC transporter permease, whose amino-acid sequence MPSGTQNNPWLISGFLLTVFVLGWHFFTMRPTFDARGMSEEQLQLMEFNGDIVRTSDGGYTWNPEKEKVKGVPGPLAVLEKARTELAEAFEKKGTNDHGIAYLVGYTVSRFAAGFLAASIVAIMLGILLGLNKVLFRAVNPYIQILKPISPLAWMPLLLYTVKDPKWTAVLVVFMAALWPTLATTAFGVNSLRKDYLHVAAILQLSWIKRLFKVILPGAAPTIVNGLRISFGSALVAVVPAEMLLGELGVGYLSWIEWNNLDIAGVIFAILVVGFVGVILDSGFNKLAGLVTYQE is encoded by the coding sequence ATGCCGAGCGGAACACAAAACAATCCGTGGTTGATCTCAGGATTTCTCCTCACGGTGTTTGTCCTGGGGTGGCATTTTTTTACGATGAGGCCGACGTTTGATGCGCGGGGTATGTCTGAGGAACAACTCCAACTGATGGAATTCAATGGCGACATCGTCAGAACGTCTGACGGTGGATATACGTGGAATCCGGAAAAGGAAAAAGTGAAGGGAGTGCCCGGTCCCTTGGCGGTACTGGAAAAGGCCAGGACCGAGCTGGCCGAGGCGTTCGAGAAAAAAGGAACGAACGACCATGGGATCGCGTATTTGGTGGGGTATACGGTCTCGCGGTTCGCCGCGGGATTTCTCGCGGCCTCGATCGTCGCCATCATGCTGGGCATTCTGCTCGGGCTGAACAAAGTCCTGTTTCGCGCGGTCAATCCGTACATTCAGATTCTCAAGCCGATCTCTCCGTTAGCATGGATGCCCTTGTTGCTGTATACGGTGAAGGACCCGAAATGGACGGCGGTGCTCGTGGTCTTCATGGCGGCGCTCTGGCCCACCCTGGCCACGACGGCGTTTGGGGTCAATTCGTTGCGGAAGGACTACTTGCATGTCGCTGCCATTCTGCAACTCTCCTGGATTAAGCGGCTTTTCAAAGTCATCCTGCCGGGAGCGGCACCGACCATCGTTAACGGCCTGCGGATTTCATTCGGAAGCGCACTCGTAGCGGTTGTGCCGGCCGAGATGCTGCTGGGAGAACTGGGCGTCGGCTACTTGAGCTGGATCGAATGGAATAACCTCGACATCGCGGGGGTGATTTTTGCGATCCTGGTGGTCGGGTTCGTCGGAGTGATCCTGGATTCAGGGTTTAACAAGCTGGCGGGTCTGGTTACGTACCAGGAGTGA